In Rhopalosiphum padi isolate XX-2018 chromosome 3, ASM2088224v1, whole genome shotgun sequence, the genomic stretch gaatttttttttctgatgagATTAAAGATAATACCTATCAAATTTGGTGCAGATAATAACGAATATTTGTGGAGAAGGGAGAGTTAAATTTTTGGCGGAATCGACGGAGTACCAcctgtataacataatttaatactatactataataatattatacatttggcCTGAACAAAAACATAAACACAGGCCACGGCGAGCGACGACACATCGCCTTGGTGACCTGCCCAGATTTAATATTGCGAATATTGCTACAAACAATATTAACTCGACAATTGTATTTTCGCTACGCGCTCATtcacgggttttttttttgttgatatattttcaCTTGTGtaatttttgccgtttttttttCTCTGACATGGACGGCGAAAACACCATTGACATCCACGCAGGAACGGACGATTCCGGGGATATCGTGACGATCCCGTTATTGCTGACGTTCGACGAACCGGAAACGGTGGAGCCATTGATCGTGGATAACGACATATCGGAAAACGAAATGGATCCCGAACCACAGCAGGAGCTGGACGAGGTGTCGGCAATGCCGTCGGCGGATATGGCTGTCAGCACTGCAGTGACTGCCGTTCGGCTGGGTTCAGGGGCGGACGACAATCCGTCTACGGCGGCGGCGGACGACGCCGAAGCCGAGAACATGGACATGCGCGGCCGCCGCACCCGAAGCGGTAGCAGACGCCGCCGAGGCCGACGCAGCCGAAGTCGTCGCAGCCGTAGCCGTAGCCGTAGCCGGAGCCGCCGCGGCCGGAGTCGTCGCGTTCGAAGCCCAGCAAGCGACGATAGCGATCTGTCCTTCGTCGTAGAGATTGGCGAAGACGAGGTCTCC encodes the following:
- the LOC132925005 gene encoding CLK4-associating serine/arginine rich protein-like, with protein sequence IWPEQKHKHRPRRATTHRLGDLPRFNIANIATNNINSTIVFSLRAHSRVFFLLIYFHLCNFCRFFFSDMDGENTIDIHAGTDDSGDIVTIPLLLTFDEPETVEPLIVDNDISENEMDPEPQQELDEVSAMPSADMAVSTAVTAVRLGSGADDNPSTAAADDAEAENMDMRGRRTRSGSRRRRGRRSRSRRSRSRSRSRSRRGRSRRVRSPASDDSDLSFVVEIGEDEVSTEMEAGGSGGGSSVSRKVARGGGRKTTKTALNGRRVRKTAVARGGRVEKNQAARGGRKSAKRSRRGQKTAESVPRRTLWTGRLRSRNTHRQKKSQPK